The Pseudomonas sp. G2-4 genome window below encodes:
- a CDS encoding DUF4124 domain-containing protein has translation MIRWLLALSLLVTALPGMAQVYTYIDAQGNRVFTDQPRPGNAKKVQLPPGNRMPSPPSSTAPAPAPKAPPEPLFHYEMLRLLIPEPDATIRSTAGELIASATSEPPLQKGHRYRLLLDGQPTGAPGPSPVFALSNIDRGTHHLAVEILDEQGRVVERTANQPFHMQRMSLAQKRRVKPCITADYGQRPECPLADKPEEKSSILPFF, from the coding sequence GTGATTCGCTGGCTGCTCGCCCTGAGCCTGTTGGTGACTGCGCTGCCGGGCATGGCGCAGGTCTATACCTACATCGATGCCCAAGGCAATCGCGTCTTCACCGATCAGCCGCGCCCCGGCAATGCGAAGAAAGTGCAACTGCCACCCGGCAACCGGATGCCGTCGCCCCCCTCAAGTACAGCCCCGGCGCCAGCGCCCAAAGCGCCACCCGAGCCGCTGTTCCATTACGAAATGCTCCGGCTATTGATCCCGGAGCCGGACGCCACGATACGCAGCACCGCAGGGGAGCTGATCGCCAGCGCCACCAGCGAACCCCCGCTGCAAAAAGGCCATCGCTATCGCCTGCTGCTCGACGGCCAACCCACGGGCGCACCAGGGCCGAGCCCGGTGTTTGCCTTGAGTAACATCGATCGGGGCACCCATCACCTGGCGGTGGAAATCCTCGACGAACAAGGCCGCGTCGTCGAACGCACTGCCAACCAGCCCTTCCACATGCAGCGCATGTCCCTGGCGCAGAAACGCCGCGTCAAACCCTGCATCACCGCCGATTACGGCCAGCGTCCCGAATGCCCCCTCGCCGACAAACCCGAAGAAAAAAGCAGCATCCTGCCGTTCTTCTAA
- a CDS encoding chorismate mutase, translating to MTLRFKLGLALSAALLATAAEATPAPDALTPLLSAIGERLAIADQVALSKWDSHKPVEDRQREREVIAAAVAQAPAYKLPGETVEAFFAAQIEANKLVQYINLSDWTLEGKAPDLPRPDLVGQIRPQLDRLQKRLLQQLADFAPYRTDPQCPQWLAQATHSNKQHPVHRLALIRATAELCITPKA from the coding sequence ATGACTTTGCGCTTCAAACTTGGCCTTGCCCTCTCTGCCGCGCTGTTGGCCACCGCCGCCGAAGCAACCCCTGCCCCCGACGCCCTTACCCCGTTGCTGAGTGCCATTGGCGAACGCCTGGCCATCGCCGATCAAGTGGCGCTGAGCAAATGGGACAGCCATAAACCGGTAGAAGACCGTCAGCGCGAGCGTGAAGTCATTGCCGCCGCCGTCGCCCAGGCGCCGGCCTACAAGCTGCCTGGCGAAACCGTGGAAGCGTTTTTCGCCGCCCAGATAGAAGCCAACAAACTGGTGCAATACATCAACTTGTCCGACTGGACCCTGGAAGGCAAGGCCCCGGACCTCCCCCGCCCGGACCTGGTGGGGCAGATTCGCCCGCAGCTCGACCGATTGCAAAAGCGCCTGCTGCAGCAACTGGCCGACTTCGCCCCCTACCGCACCGATCCGCAGTGCCCGCAATGGTTGGCCCAGGCTACCCATAGCAACAAGCAGCACCCGGTGCACCGGCTCGCCCTGATCCGGGCAACCGCAGAGCTGTGCATAACGCCAAAAGCCTGA
- a CDS encoding DUF4124 domain-containing protein, producing the protein MGRGFPALLLLLLALPAAAQIYKYTDADGNTAYSNQPPQGVPAQTVELPPLNSIERQPPASPDAPTTPTTQEESRDAYEVLELTDIPTEEALRANNGTFTVGVRAQPRLQSPHLFRLLLDGQPYGQSSNVPRLQLVNIDRGEHSLAVQVIDGEHLVQQSETVTFTVQRVHQP; encoded by the coding sequence ATGGGTCGTGGGTTTCCAGCATTGCTGTTGCTGCTGTTGGCGTTGCCTGCCGCGGCGCAGATCTATAAGTACACCGACGCCGATGGCAACACCGCCTATAGCAACCAGCCGCCCCAAGGCGTACCGGCCCAAACGGTGGAGTTGCCGCCGCTCAACAGCATCGAACGCCAGCCTCCAGCCAGCCCGGACGCGCCCACGACTCCCACGACCCAGGAAGAATCGCGCGATGCCTACGAAGTGCTGGAGTTGACGGACATTCCCACTGAAGAGGCCTTGCGCGCCAATAACGGCACGTTCACCGTTGGCGTTCGGGCGCAACCACGCCTGCAAAGTCCCCATCTGTTCCGGCTGCTGCTGGACGGTCAACCCTATGGCCAGTCGAGCAACGTGCCGCGCCTGCAATTGGTGAACATCGATCGGGGCGAGCACAGCCTGGCGGTGCAAGTCATCGACGGGGAACATCTCGTGCAACAGAGTGAAACCGTGACCTTCACCGTACAGCGAGTGCACCAGCCGTGA
- the glnA gene encoding type I glutamate--ammonia ligase: MSKSVQLIKDHDVKWIDLRFTDTKGTQHHVTMPARDALDDEFFEIGKMFDGSSISGWKGIEASDMILMPDDETAVLDPFTEEPTLILVCDIIEPSTMQGYDRDPRAIAHRAEEYLKSTGIGDTAFFGPEPEFFIFDSVKFKSDISGSMFKIFSEQGSWMSDQDVEGGNKGHRPGVKGGYFPVPPFDFDHEIRTSMCNALEEMGQTVEVHHHEVATAGQNEIGVKFNTLVKKADEVQTLKYCVHNVADAYGRTATFMPKPLYGDNGSGMHVHMSISKDGKNTFAGEGYAGLSDTALYFIGGIIKHGKALNGFTNPSTNSYKRLVPGFEAPVMLAYSARNRSASIRIPYVNSPKARRIEARFPDPAANPYLAFAALMMAGLDGIQNKIHPGDAADKNLYDLPPEEAKEIPQVCGSLKEALEELDKGRAFLTKGGVFSDDFIDAYIALKSEEEIKVRTFVHPLEYELYYSC, encoded by the coding sequence ATGTCGAAGTCGGTTCAACTCATCAAAGATCATGACGTCAAGTGGATTGATCTGCGCTTCACTGACACCAAAGGTACTCAACATCACGTGACCATGCCGGCCCGTGATGCGCTGGACGACGAATTCTTTGAAATCGGGAAAATGTTCGACGGCTCCTCCATCTCTGGCTGGAAAGGCATCGAAGCCTCCGACATGATCCTGATGCCGGACGACGAAACCGCCGTCCTGGACCCGTTCACCGAAGAGCCGACCCTGATCCTGGTCTGCGACATCATCGAACCGTCCACCATGCAAGGCTATGACCGCGACCCACGCGCCATCGCCCACCGCGCCGAGGAATACCTGAAGTCCACCGGTATCGGCGATACCGCTTTCTTCGGTCCTGAGCCTGAGTTCTTCATCTTCGACTCGGTCAAATTCAAGTCCGACATCTCCGGTTCGATGTTCAAGATCTTCTCCGAGCAAGGCTCCTGGATGTCCGACCAGGACGTGGAAGGCGGCAACAAGGGCCACCGTCCAGGCGTCAAAGGCGGGTACTTCCCGGTTCCTCCGTTCGATTTCGACCACGAAATCCGTACCTCCATGTGCAACGCACTGGAAGAAATGGGCCAGACCGTCGAAGTTCACCACCACGAAGTGGCAACTGCCGGCCAGAACGAAATCGGCGTGAAATTCAACACGCTGGTCAAGAAGGCTGACGAAGTCCAGACCCTGAAGTACTGCGTACACAACGTTGCCGATGCATACGGTCGTACCGCGACCTTCATGCCTAAGCCTCTGTACGGCGATAACGGTTCGGGCATGCACGTTCACATGTCGATCTCCAAAGACGGCAAGAACACCTTCGCTGGCGAAGGCTATGCCGGCCTGTCGGACACCGCCCTGTACTTCATCGGCGGTATCATCAAGCACGGTAAGGCCCTGAACGGCTTCACCAACCCGTCGACCAACTCCTACAAGCGTCTGGTACCAGGCTTCGAAGCACCGGTCATGCTGGCCTACTCGGCTCGCAACCGTTCCGCTTCGATCCGTATTCCTTACGTGAACAGCCCGAAAGCCCGCCGTATCGAAGCGCGCTTCCCGGATCCGGCTGCCAACCCGTACCTGGCCTTCGCTGCACTGATGATGGCCGGCCTGGACGGTATCCAGAACAAGATCCACCCTGGCGATGCCGCTGACAAAAACCTGTATGACCTGCCGCCTGAAGAGGCCAAGGAAATCCCACAGGTTTGCGGCAGCCTGAAAGAAGCCCTGGAAGAGCTGGACAAGGGCCGTGCGTTCCTGACCAAGGGCGGCGTATTCAGCGATGACTTCATCGACGCTTACATCGCACTGAAAAGCGAAGAAGAAATCAAGGTTCGCACCTTCGTACACCCACTGGAATACGAGCTGTACTACAGCTGCTGA
- the glnL gene encoding nitrogen regulation protein NR(II): MTISDALHRLLLDNLTTATILLDAELRLEYMNPAAEMLLAVSGQRSHGQFISELFTESAEALNSLRQAVEQAHPFTKREAMLTALTGQTLTVDYAVTPILNNGATLLLLEVHPRDRLLRITKEEAQLSKQETSKMLVRGLAHEIKNPLGGIRGAAQLLARELPEESLKDYTNVIIEEADRLRNLVDRMLGSNKLPSLAMCNVHEVLERVSSLVEAESQGCITLVRDYDPSIPDVLIDREQMIQAVLNIVRNAMQAISSQNELRLGRISLRTRAMRQFTIGHVRHRLVTKIEIIDNGPGIPTELQETIFFPMVSGRPDGTGLGLSITQNIISQHQGLIECESHPGHTTFSIFLPLEQGATST, encoded by the coding sequence ATGACCATAAGCGACGCACTACACCGCTTGCTACTCGACAACCTCACCACCGCGACCATCCTGCTTGATGCCGAACTGCGCCTCGAGTACATGAACCCGGCGGCGGAAATGCTCCTGGCCGTCAGCGGCCAGCGCAGCCATGGGCAGTTCATCAGCGAGTTGTTTACCGAATCCGCCGAGGCCCTCAATTCCTTGCGTCAAGCGGTGGAACAGGCTCATCCCTTCACCAAGCGTGAAGCGATGCTCACCGCCCTGACCGGCCAAACCCTGACCGTGGACTACGCGGTCACCCCGATCCTGAACAACGGCGCCACCCTGCTGCTGCTGGAAGTCCACCCCCGTGATCGCCTGCTGCGCATCACCAAGGAAGAGGCCCAGTTGTCCAAGCAGGAAACCAGCAAGATGTTGGTGCGCGGCCTGGCCCACGAGATCAAGAACCCCCTCGGCGGGATTCGCGGCGCCGCACAGTTGCTCGCCCGTGAACTGCCGGAAGAAAGCCTCAAGGACTACACCAACGTCATCATCGAGGAAGCCGACCGCTTGCGAAACCTGGTGGACCGCATGCTCGGCTCGAACAAACTGCCCTCCCTGGCGATGTGCAACGTCCATGAGGTGCTGGAGCGCGTCAGCAGCCTCGTGGAAGCTGAAAGCCAGGGCTGCATCACCTTGGTGCGCGACTACGACCCAAGCATTCCCGACGTCTTGATCGACCGCGAGCAAATGATCCAGGCTGTGCTGAACATTGTGCGCAACGCGATGCAGGCCATCAGCAGCCAAAACGAGCTGCGCCTGGGCCGCATCAGCCTGCGCACCCGCGCCATGCGCCAATTCACCATCGGCCACGTGCGTCATCGCCTGGTGACCAAGATCGAAATCATCGACAACGGCCCGGGCATTCCCACGGAGCTGCAGGAAACCATCTTCTTTCCCATGGTCAGCGGTCGCCCGGACGGTACCGGGCTCGGCCTGTCCATTACCCAGAACATCATCAGTCAGCATCAGGGCTTGATCGAGTGTGAGAGCCACCCCGGCCACACCACGTTCTCGATCTTCCTGCCACTGGAACAAGGAGCCACATCGACATGA